Proteins encoded together in one Luteimonas fraxinea window:
- a CDS encoding DUF4159 domain-containing protein, translated as MNRRQSLQLLLASATTLALPHVAAQSARYDFWFTRLRYESGNWDVDQRMPSNVITSLIDYTSLRVDPEERVVALSDPKMLASPFCYLAGHKLVEFSPAERRNFERYVRGGGFVFVDDCNHDIDGLFAKSFEAQMAEIFGASALSKLPNNHALYRSFFQFPDGPPATSFELNGWGDDLVHDYLKGITIDGRLAVLYSNKDYGCEWDYDWRNKRFLAEDNTKFAVNIVMYALSA; from the coding sequence ATGAACCGCCGCCAATCCCTGCAACTGCTGCTCGCCAGCGCCACAACGCTCGCGCTGCCGCATGTCGCGGCCCAATCGGCCCGCTACGACTTCTGGTTCACCCGCCTGCGCTATGAATCAGGCAACTGGGATGTGGACCAGCGGATGCCGTCCAATGTCATCACCTCGCTGATCGACTACACCAGCCTGCGGGTCGATCCGGAAGAGCGCGTCGTCGCGCTGTCGGATCCGAAGATGCTCGCCTCGCCGTTCTGCTATCTCGCCGGGCACAAGCTGGTCGAGTTCAGCCCCGCCGAGCGACGCAATTTCGAGCGTTATGTGCGCGGTGGTGGATTCGTGTTCGTCGATGACTGCAACCACGACATCGACGGGCTGTTCGCCAAATCGTTCGAGGCGCAGATGGCTGAGATTTTCGGCGCGTCTGCGCTGAGCAAGCTGCCCAACAATCATGCGCTCTACCGCAGCTTTTTCCAGTTCCCTGACGGCCCGCCGGCGACGAGTTTCGAGCTCAATGGCTGGGGCGACGATCTGGTGCACGACTATCTCAAGGGCATCACGATCGACGGGCGCCTGGCCGTGCTCTACAGCAACAAAGATTACGGCTGCGAGTGGGATTACGACTGGCGCAACAAGCGTTTCCTGGCCGAGGACAACACGAAGTTCGCGGTCAACATCGTCATGTATGCCTTGAGCGCATGA
- a CDS encoding TldD/PmbA family protein → MTIFTEAQAREILEKTVALSTADECTATLAGSVDGNIRFALNNVSTSGIVSNAELAVQVAFGKRVGTASINAFDDASLRSVVKRAEVLARLAPENPEFLPAIGKQEYRPSPTFSESTAAITPEFRAQVAAGSITPCRAEQLIAAGFLDDGKNFVAFANSNGNFGYQQATNFNYTCTVRTEDGRGSGWVGRNLKDASAFDAGRDVRVAMRKASDSAEAKALEPGKYTVILEPAASAGLISFMMRFFDARTADEGRSFLSKRGGGNKLGEQVYDPRVNIVADPWHPEAAVMPWDGEGLPREKMPIIENGKIANLDYSRFWAQQQGKRAVGRPGNLLMSGGEGTTADLIRGTDRGILVTRTWYIRMVDPQTVLLTGLTRDGTFYIENGEIKHPVKNFRFNESPVIMLNNIDELGRPVRVGGDESSMVMMLPPMRLRDFTFTSLSDAV, encoded by the coding sequence ATGACCATCTTCACCGAAGCCCAGGCGCGCGAGATCCTCGAGAAGACCGTCGCCCTGTCCACCGCCGACGAATGCACGGCCACGCTGGCCGGTTCCGTCGACGGCAACATCCGCTTCGCACTCAACAACGTGTCCACCAGCGGCATCGTCAGCAATGCCGAACTCGCGGTGCAGGTCGCGTTCGGCAAGCGCGTCGGCACCGCCAGCATCAACGCCTTCGACGACGCCTCGCTGCGCAGCGTGGTCAAGCGCGCCGAAGTCCTCGCGCGCCTGGCGCCGGAGAATCCGGAATTCCTGCCGGCAATCGGCAAGCAGGAATACCGCCCCAGCCCGACCTTCAGCGAATCGACGGCCGCGATCACGCCGGAATTCCGCGCCCAGGTCGCAGCCGGCTCGATCACCCCGTGTCGCGCCGAGCAGTTGATCGCCGCAGGCTTCCTCGACGACGGCAAGAACTTCGTCGCCTTCGCCAACAGCAATGGCAACTTCGGTTACCAGCAGGCGACGAACTTCAACTACACCTGCACCGTGCGCACCGAAGACGGCCGCGGTTCGGGCTGGGTGGGTCGCAACCTCAAGGACGCCAGCGCGTTCGACGCCGGCCGCGACGTGCGCGTGGCGATGCGCAAGGCCAGCGATTCGGCCGAGGCCAAGGCGCTGGAGCCGGGCAAGTACACGGTGATCCTGGAGCCGGCCGCATCTGCTGGCCTGATCAGTTTCATGATGCGGTTCTTCGACGCGCGTACCGCCGATGAAGGCCGCAGCTTCCTGTCCAAGCGCGGCGGCGGCAACAAGCTCGGCGAGCAGGTCTACGACCCGCGCGTCAACATCGTGGCCGATCCGTGGCACCCGGAAGCGGCCGTGATGCCGTGGGATGGCGAAGGTCTGCCGCGCGAGAAGATGCCGATCATCGAGAACGGCAAGATCGCCAACCTTGACTACTCGCGCTTCTGGGCGCAGCAGCAGGGCAAGCGCGCAGTCGGCCGTCCGGGCAACCTGCTGATGTCGGGCGGCGAGGGCACCACGGCCGACCTGATCCGCGGCACCGACCGCGGCATCCTGGTCACGCGCACTTGGTACATCCGCATGGTCGATCCGCAGACCGTGCTGTTGACGGGTCTTACCCGTGACGGCACGTTCTACATCGAGAATGGCGAGATCAAGCATCCGGTCAAGAATTTCCGCTTCAACGAGTCGCCGGTGATCATGCTCAACAACATCGACGAGCTGGGTCGCCCGGTGCGCGTGGGTGGCGACGAGTCGTCGATGGTGATGATGCTGCCGCCGATGCGGTTGCGGGATTTCACGTTTACGTCGTTGTCGGATGCGGTCTGA
- a CDS encoding TldD/PmbA family protein gives MHRRDFLALAGVGAGGLMLPAVFGRVIAAEQLVSTLDVGFKKRLADAGLNAATSAGATYCDVRVGRYLRQFVMTREDKVQNVVSTESIGVGVRVIAGGAWGFAATNTLTEQGVAEAARQATAIAMANSKVQTAPVQLAPVKGVGEASWRTPITKNAMEVPVAEKVELLLGVNAAAMGAGASFVNSTLFLVNEQKYFASTDGSYIDQDVHRIWAPMTVTAIDKASGKFRTREGLSAPMGMGYEYLDGAASGKILSPNGVVNYGNSYDMREDAIAAARQAQEKLKAPTVKPGRYDLILDPSHTWLTIHEAIGHPLELDRVLGYEANYAGTSFATLDKREQRFQYGSDIVTVFADKTQEGSLGAVGYDDEGVATKRWNMITDGKLVDYQAIRDQAHILGKTESDGCCYADSWSSVQFQRMPNVSLAPGKAKLSVADMIKDVENGIYIIGDGSFSIDQQRYNAQFGGQLFYEIKDGAITGMVEDVAYQIRTPEFWNACTAICDESDYRLGGSFFDGKGQPSQVSAVSHGSSTARFDGINVINTARSLG, from the coding sequence TTGCATAGACGCGACTTCCTCGCCCTCGCTGGTGTCGGCGCGGGCGGCCTGATGTTGCCTGCCGTCTTCGGCCGGGTCATCGCCGCCGAGCAGCTGGTGTCCACGCTCGATGTCGGCTTCAAGAAGCGGCTTGCCGATGCCGGCCTCAATGCCGCGACATCCGCGGGTGCCACGTATTGCGATGTCCGCGTCGGCCGCTATCTGCGCCAGTTCGTGATGACGCGCGAGGACAAGGTGCAGAACGTCGTCAGCACCGAATCGATCGGTGTCGGTGTGCGCGTGATCGCCGGTGGGGCCTGGGGCTTCGCGGCGACCAATACGCTGACGGAACAGGGCGTGGCCGAGGCCGCGCGTCAGGCGACGGCGATCGCGATGGCGAATTCCAAGGTGCAGACCGCGCCCGTGCAGCTGGCGCCGGTGAAGGGTGTGGGCGAGGCCTCGTGGCGCACGCCGATCACCAAGAACGCCATGGAAGTGCCGGTGGCCGAGAAGGTGGAGCTGCTGCTCGGCGTCAACGCGGCGGCGATGGGTGCAGGCGCGAGCTTCGTCAATTCCACGCTGTTCCTGGTCAACGAGCAGAAGTATTTCGCCAGCACCGACGGCTCCTACATCGATCAGGACGTGCACCGCATCTGGGCACCGATGACGGTCACCGCGATCGACAAGGCCAGCGGCAAGTTCCGCACGCGCGAAGGCCTGTCCGCACCGATGGGCATGGGTTACGAATATCTGGATGGCGCGGCGTCGGGCAAGATCCTCTCGCCCAACGGCGTCGTCAACTACGGCAACTCCTACGACATGCGCGAGGATGCGATCGCCGCGGCCCGCCAAGCGCAGGAAAAGCTCAAGGCGCCGACGGTCAAGCCGGGTCGCTACGATCTCATACTCGACCCCTCGCACACCTGGCTCACCATCCACGAGGCGATCGGCCATCCGCTCGAACTCGACCGCGTACTCGGCTACGAAGCCAACTACGCCGGCACCAGCTTCGCCACGCTCGACAAGCGCGAGCAGCGTTTCCAGTACGGCAGCGACATCGTCACCGTGTTCGCCGACAAGACCCAGGAAGGCAGCCTCGGCGCCGTGGGGTATGACGACGAAGGCGTTGCGACTAAGCGCTGGAACATGATCACCGACGGCAAGCTGGTCGATTACCAGGCGATCCGCGACCAGGCCCACATCCTCGGCAAGACCGAATCCGACGGCTGCTGCTACGCCGATTCGTGGTCGAGCGTGCAGTTCCAGCGCATGCCCAACGTCTCGCTGGCGCCGGGCAAGGCGAAGCTGAGCGTTGCGGACATGATCAAGGACGTCGAGAACGGCATCTACATCATCGGCGACGGTTCGTTTTCGATCGACCAGCAGCGCTACAACGCGCAGTTCGGCGGCCAGCTGTTCTACGAGATCAAGGACGGCGCGATCACCGGCATGGTCGAGGACGTGGCCTACCAGATCCGCACGCCGGAATTCTGGAACGCCTGCACCGCGATCTGCGACGAGAGCGACTACCGCCTCGGTGGTTCGTTCTTCGACGGCAAGGGCCAGCCGAGCCAGGTGTCTGCGGTCTCGCACGGCTCGTCCACCGCCCGCTTCGACGGCATCAACGTCATCAACACCGCGCGTTCGCTCGGCTAA
- a CDS encoding TldD/PmbA family protein, which translates to MRRRDFMAYGGIGLGSLLLPGGIGRAIAAEDLTSTLDPALKKRLADVALQASRDGGGSYCDVRIGRYLRQYVMTRETRAENVVNEESTGVGIRVIANGAWGFAATRALDPDGIAEATRQALAIAKANARIQTEPVQLAPVRGVGEVSWATPVRRNGMAVPLEEKVALLMDVNAAATAEGADFVSSRLFLVNEQKYFASTDGSYIDQDVHRIWAPFTVTAVDKASGKFRTRDGLSAPMGLGYEYLSPDPAQRFELPGGVIAYGQAYDMRADAAAAARQAREKLSAPSVQPGRYDLVLDPSNLFLTIHENVGHPLELDRVLGYEANYAGTSFATLDKRDEGYRWGSEIVNFFADKTQPGSLGAVGFDDEGVQCKRWDLVKDGILVDYQTTRDQAHILGKTESDGCSYADAWSSVQFQRMPNVALAPGKAPLTVQDMIAGVERGLYIHGRGSYSIDQQRYNAQFGGQLYYEIKNGEIAGMVEDAAYQIRTPEFWNACSAICDERDFRLGGSFFDGKGQPSQVSAVSHGSATTRFDGINIINTARNI; encoded by the coding sequence ATGCGGCGTCGTGACTTCATGGCCTACGGTGGAATCGGGCTTGGCAGCCTCTTGTTGCCCGGTGGCATCGGCCGCGCGATCGCTGCGGAAGACCTCACCAGCACGCTCGATCCGGCGCTCAAGAAACGGCTCGCCGATGTCGCCCTGCAGGCGTCACGCGATGGCGGCGGCAGCTATTGCGACGTGCGCATCGGACGCTACCTGCGCCAGTACGTGATGACTCGCGAGACGCGCGCTGAAAACGTGGTCAACGAGGAATCGACCGGCGTCGGCATCCGCGTGATCGCGAACGGTGCCTGGGGCTTCGCGGCGACGCGTGCACTCGATCCAGACGGCATTGCCGAAGCCACGCGGCAGGCGCTGGCAATCGCCAAGGCCAATGCACGCATCCAGACCGAGCCGGTGCAGCTGGCACCGGTGCGCGGCGTGGGTGAGGTGTCGTGGGCGACGCCGGTGCGCCGCAACGGCATGGCCGTGCCGCTGGAGGAAAAGGTCGCGCTGCTGATGGACGTCAATGCCGCGGCCACTGCGGAAGGCGCGGACTTCGTGAGTTCACGACTGTTCCTGGTCAACGAGCAGAAGTATTTCGCCAGCACTGACGGCTCGTACATCGACCAGGACGTGCATCGCATCTGGGCACCGTTCACCGTCACCGCTGTCGACAAGGCCAGCGGCAAGTTCCGCACCCGCGACGGCCTGTCGGCGCCGATGGGTCTGGGCTACGAATACCTCTCGCCCGATCCGGCGCAGCGCTTCGAACTGCCGGGCGGCGTGATCGCCTACGGCCAGGCCTACGACATGCGCGCCGATGCCGCAGCGGCGGCGCGTCAGGCGCGCGAGAAGCTGTCCGCACCGTCGGTGCAGCCGGGTCGCTACGACCTCGTGCTCGATCCGTCGAACCTGTTCCTGACCATCCACGAGAACGTCGGCCACCCGCTCGAACTCGACCGCGTGCTCGGCTACGAGGCCAACTATGCCGGCACCAGCTTCGCCACGCTCGACAAGCGCGACGAGGGATACCGTTGGGGCAGCGAGATCGTCAATTTCTTCGCCGACAAGACCCAGCCGGGCAGCCTCGGCGCGGTCGGTTTCGACGACGAAGGCGTGCAGTGCAAGCGCTGGGATCTGGTCAAGGACGGCATCCTCGTCGACTACCAGACCACGCGCGACCAGGCCCACATCCTCGGCAAGACCGAGTCGGATGGCTGCAGCTATGCGGATGCCTGGTCGAGCGTGCAGTTCCAGCGCATGCCCAATGTGGCGCTGGCGCCGGGCAAGGCGCCGCTGACGGTCCAGGACATGATCGCGGGCGTGGAACGCGGCCTGTACATCCACGGCCGCGGTTCGTACTCGATCGACCAGCAACGCTACAACGCGCAGTTCGGCGGGCAGCTGTATTACGAGATCAAGAACGGCGAGATCGCCGGTATGGTGGAGGACGCGGCCTACCAGATCCGCACGCCGGAATTCTGGAACGCCTGCTCGGCGATCTGCGACGAGCGCGACTTCCGCCTCGGTGGTTCGTTCTTCGACGGCAAGGGCCAGCCGAGCCAGGTCTCGGCGGTGTCGCACGGCTCGGCGACGACGCGCTTCGACGGGATCAACATCATCAATACGGCGCGGAATATTTGA
- a CDS encoding DUF885 domain-containing protein, with amino-acid sequence MRRSLLAVAVLTAALAGCNREAPTAPATAQDAPAASAPSQADAAFAALSKRYLDEGMRFSPISATQIGDHRFDSEVDDLSAAGRQAGLDFNRRYLTELDAIDLAQLSRDNHVDALILKNTLEYGIWDTETLQSWAWDPQMYSGLAGGAIYNLMAREFAPMPERLKSATARMEKIPTILAQARENLDPARVPATHARTVAAQNKGVLSLIDTFITPNADQLQGEDRTRLDAAVATLRAAVDEHQTWLDGTLVPNAKGEFRVGAEIYDQKLKFALNSSLSRQDIRQRAEAELVRIRDEMYVVVQAVLKDREGAPETPAQPSEDQRQAAIEAAMEVAYADKPGRNEVVDFAKHTLDVATEFTRQHDLVTVPDDPVKIILMPEFQRGVAVAYCDSPGPLDKGLDTYYAISPIPDDWDDGQVDSFLREYNKHMIHVLTIHEAMPGHYLEGAHSVNHPSTLRAVFRSGPFAEGWAVYTERMMADAGYADNDPLFRLMQLKFYARAVANAILDQGIHVDNWTKEQAMDLMVRQTFQQTSEAEGKWIRAQLSSTQLATYFVGAQEHFDARKAAEAKAGEAFNLKQYHDDMLAQGAPPVRFARQLMLDETIE; translated from the coding sequence ATGCGTCGTTCCCTGCTCGCTGTCGCCGTGCTCACCGCCGCCCTCGCCGGCTGCAACCGTGAGGCGCCGACCGCGCCCGCCACCGCGCAGGACGCGCCCGCTGCCAGCGCACCGTCGCAGGCCGACGCCGCGTTCGCGGCACTCTCGAAGCGCTATCTCGACGAGGGCATGCGGTTCTCGCCGATCTCGGCCACACAGATCGGCGATCACCGCTTCGATTCCGAAGTGGACGATCTCTCCGCGGCCGGCCGCCAGGCGGGTCTCGACTTCAACCGTCGCTATCTGACCGAGCTCGATGCAATCGATCTCGCCCAGCTCTCGCGCGACAACCATGTCGATGCGTTGATCCTCAAGAACACCCTCGAGTACGGCATCTGGGATACCGAAACGCTGCAGAGCTGGGCCTGGGATCCGCAGATGTACAGCGGCCTGGCGGGCGGCGCGATCTACAACCTGATGGCGCGCGAATTCGCACCGATGCCCGAGCGCCTGAAGTCGGCGACCGCGCGCATGGAGAAGATCCCGACGATCCTGGCCCAGGCGCGCGAGAACCTCGACCCGGCGCGCGTGCCCGCGACGCATGCGCGCACCGTTGCCGCGCAGAACAAGGGCGTGCTGTCGCTGATCGACACGTTCATCACCCCGAACGCCGACCAGCTGCAGGGCGAGGACCGCACGCGTCTCGACGCCGCGGTGGCGACGCTGCGCGCGGCCGTCGACGAACACCAGACCTGGCTCGACGGCACGCTGGTGCCGAACGCCAAGGGCGAGTTCCGCGTCGGCGCGGAGATCTACGACCAGAAGCTCAAGTTCGCGCTCAATTCCTCGCTCAGCCGCCAGGACATCCGCCAGCGCGCGGAAGCCGAACTGGTGCGCATCCGCGACGAGATGTACGTCGTCGTCCAGGCCGTGCTCAAGGATCGCGAAGGCGCACCGGAGACGCCGGCGCAGCCGAGCGAAGACCAGCGCCAGGCGGCGATCGAAGCGGCGATGGAAGTCGCCTATGCCGACAAGCCGGGCCGCAATGAAGTCGTCGATTTCGCCAAGCACACGCTGGATGTCGCGACCGAGTTCACCCGTCAGCACGATCTGGTAACCGTGCCCGACGATCCGGTGAAGATCATCCTGATGCCGGAATTCCAGCGCGGTGTTGCGGTCGCGTATTGCGATTCGCCCGGTCCGCTCGACAAGGGCCTGGACACCTACTACGCGATCTCGCCGATCCCGGACGACTGGGACGACGGCCAGGTCGATTCGTTCCTGCGCGAATACAACAAGCACATGATCCACGTGCTGACGATCCACGAAGCGATGCCCGGCCATTACCTTGAGGGCGCGCATTCGGTGAACCATCCGTCGACGCTGCGCGCGGTGTTCCGCTCGGGTCCGTTCGCCGAAGGCTGGGCGGTCTACACCGAGCGGATGATGGCCGACGCCGGTTACGCCGATAACGATCCGCTGTTCCGCCTGATGCAGCTGAAGTTCTACGCGCGCGCAGTGGCCAACGCGATCCTCGACCAGGGCATCCACGTCGACAACTGGACCAAGGAACAGGCAATGGACCTGATGGTCCGCCAGACCTTCCAGCAGACCAGCGAAGCCGAAGGCAAGTGGATCCGCGCCCAGCTGTCGTCGACCCAGCTCGCCACGTATTTCGTCGGCGCGCAGGAACATTTCGACGCGCGCAAGGCGGCCGAAGCCAAGGCCGGCGAGGCGTTCAACCTCAAGCAGTACCACGACGACATGCTGGCCCAGGGCGCCCCACCGGTGCGCTTCGCGCGTCAGCTGATGCTGGACGAGACGATCGAGTAA
- a CDS encoding alpha/beta hydrolase, translating to MPTRASLRHAAARMLDPLCSMGLWLGTLCFAASLTPSLIPRDALLQGVLSGIAFAAGYGVGVLMRWLWIFLGLPRLRDLAVGRVATGLAVVVCAAMVIGFLAQASGWQNDIRARMGMEAVASARPVFVGLVAGGVALVLLLLGRLFGGVVYVLSQRLGRHLPRRVSLIVSVALAGLLFWSIGNGVVFEAGLRALDSSYRQLDSVVDTALDPPLDPLKTGSEASLLGWSGLGRMGRAAVAAGPTQVEIEALSGQPAQEPLRIYVGLNSAPDIRARAELALAEMIRVGAFERSTLVINTPTGTGWLDPASQKAMEYLQRGDVATVSMQYSYLASWLALMVDPTYGADSARALFAAVHGHWRTLPRDQRPRLYLHGLSLGALNSDLSVDLFDIIGEPFDGALWAGPPFPSRTWRHATLGRDPATPAWRPRYRDGSVVRFMTQDGAPAGDAAWGGTRIVYLQYPSDPITFFEAGSALRRPDWLAGPRADDVSDSLRWFPLVTFLQLGMDMAVATSTPTGYGHVFAADDYVDAWIATTGATWDADSVAALKATLAAEGL from the coding sequence ATGCCCACACGCGCTTCTCTTCGCCACGCCGCCGCGCGCATGCTCGATCCCTTGTGCAGCATGGGGCTCTGGCTTGGGACGCTGTGCTTCGCGGCATCGCTGACACCCAGTCTGATTCCGCGCGACGCGTTGCTGCAGGGCGTGCTCTCCGGCATCGCTTTCGCGGCCGGATATGGCGTCGGCGTGCTGATGCGTTGGCTGTGGATCTTCCTCGGTCTACCGCGATTGCGTGATCTGGCGGTCGGGCGTGTCGCGACCGGGCTCGCGGTCGTCGTGTGCGCGGCGATGGTGATCGGGTTTCTCGCGCAGGCCTCCGGTTGGCAGAACGACATTCGTGCGCGCATGGGCATGGAGGCGGTTGCGAGTGCGCGCCCGGTGTTCGTCGGGCTGGTGGCGGGCGGTGTCGCGCTGGTGCTGTTGCTGCTCGGCCGATTGTTCGGCGGCGTGGTGTACGTGCTGTCTCAGCGTCTGGGCCGGCATCTGCCGCGGCGCGTGTCGCTGATCGTCAGCGTCGCGCTCGCCGGCCTGCTGTTCTGGTCGATCGGCAACGGCGTCGTGTTCGAGGCCGGCCTGCGTGCGCTGGATTCGTCTTACCGGCAACTCGATTCGGTCGTCGACACCGCGCTCGATCCGCCGCTCGATCCATTGAAGACCGGCAGCGAAGCGTCGCTGCTCGGGTGGTCCGGCCTGGGTCGCATGGGCCGTGCCGCAGTCGCCGCCGGCCCGACCCAGGTCGAGATCGAAGCGCTGAGCGGACAACCCGCGCAGGAACCGCTGCGGATCTACGTAGGCCTGAATTCCGCGCCGGACATCCGGGCGCGCGCCGAGCTCGCACTGGCGGAGATGATCCGCGTCGGCGCGTTCGAGCGTTCGACGCTGGTGATCAACACGCCGACCGGCACCGGCTGGCTCGATCCCGCGAGCCAGAAGGCGATGGAATATCTGCAGCGCGGCGATGTCGCGACGGTCTCGATGCAGTACTCATACCTCGCCAGCTGGCTGGCGCTGATGGTCGACCCGACCTATGGCGCTGATTCGGCGCGCGCATTGTTCGCCGCCGTGCACGGCCACTGGCGCACGCTGCCGCGCGACCAGCGCCCGCGTCTGTATCTGCATGGCTTGAGCCTCGGCGCGCTGAACTCCGATCTTTCGGTCGATCTGTTCGACATCATCGGCGAACCGTTCGATGGCGCGCTGTGGGCGGGCCCCCCGTTTCCGAGTCGCACCTGGCGTCACGCGACGCTCGGCCGCGATCCCGCCACGCCGGCCTGGCGTCCGCGGTATCGCGACGGTTCGGTCGTGCGCTTCATGACCCAGGACGGCGCGCCGGCGGGCGATGCGGCATGGGGCGGCACGCGCATCGTCTATCTGCAGTATCCGAGCGACCCGATCACGTTCTTCGAAGCCGGCTCGGCGTTGCGGCGCCCGGACTGGCTGGCCGGGCCGCGTGCGGACGACGTGTCCGATTCGCTGCGCTGGTTTCCGCTGGTGACGTTCCTGCAGCTCGGCATGGACATGGCGGTCGCGACCTCGACGCCGACCGGATACGGACACGTGTTCGCCGCCGACGATTATGTCGATGCGTGGATCGCGACGACGGGGGCGACGTGGGACGCGGATTCGGTGGCGGCGTTGAAGGCGACGCTGGCGGCGGAGGGCTTGTAG
- a CDS encoding substrate-binding domain-containing protein, with product MYKVRIQPRWELESAAGAKLPSHLVELLIAVRGTGSLAAAARKVGLSYRYAWGQLQDAREVFGQPLLRMTRGRGARLTPIGERLVWADNRIAARLTPMLDSLATELEAELERTVSAHATPLRIHASHGFGVETLRRTMAEADLALDLKYRSPDDALVALRSGACDIAGLHLPIGDLEPALFVHYRDRLDLDADRVIHLAMRRQGLVLAPGNPRGIETLQDLERPDIRMIHRQPGSGTRLLLEAMLARHGIAFERIRACDVEELTHAAVSAYVASGLADVGFALEPPARKYGLDFFPLITEHYFFLCHNDVLDSGRLTALLTLLRSDGFRRDLGMLPGYDPSYCGKVQTLPEAFESARG from the coding sequence ATGTACAAGGTCCGCATCCAGCCGCGTTGGGAACTGGAAAGCGCTGCGGGCGCTAAGCTGCCGTCGCATCTGGTCGAGCTGCTGATCGCGGTACGCGGGACGGGCTCGCTGGCCGCGGCGGCGCGCAAAGTCGGCCTGTCCTACCGCTACGCCTGGGGCCAGCTGCAGGACGCGCGCGAAGTCTTCGGCCAGCCGCTGCTGCGCATGACCCGCGGCCGCGGCGCGCGCCTGACCCCGATCGGCGAACGTCTGGTCTGGGCCGACAACCGCATCGCCGCGCGCCTGACACCGATGCTCGACAGCCTGGCCACGGAACTCGAAGCCGAACTCGAACGTACCGTCAGCGCGCATGCCACGCCGCTGCGCATCCACGCCTCGCACGGCTTCGGCGTCGAAACGCTGCGTCGCACGATGGCCGAAGCCGATCTCGCGCTGGACCTCAAATACCGCAGCCCCGACGACGCACTGGTCGCGCTGCGCAGCGGTGCCTGCGATATCGCCGGCCTGCACCTGCCGATCGGCGATCTGGAACCCGCGCTGTTCGTGCACTACCGCGACCGCCTGGATCTCGACGCCGACCGGGTGATCCATCTGGCGATGCGCCGTCAGGGTCTGGTGCTCGCGCCGGGCAATCCGCGCGGCATCGAGACGCTGCAGGATCTCGAACGCCCCGACATCCGCATGATCCATCGCCAGCCCGGCTCCGGCACGCGCCTGTTGCTGGAAGCGATGCTCGCGCGCCACGGCATCGCGTTCGAACGCATCCGCGCCTGCGACGTCGAGGAGCTCACGCATGCGGCGGTGTCGGCCTACGTCGCCAGCGGCCTGGCCGATGTCGGCTTCGCGCTGGAGCCGCCTGCGCGCAAGTACGGCCTGGATTTCTTCCCGCTGATCACCGAGCACTATTTCTTCCTGTGCCACAACGATGTGCTCGATTCCGGGCGACTGACCGCACTGCTGACGCTGTTGCGCAGCGATGGATTCCGGCGCGATCTCGGCATGCTGCCGGGGTACGACCCGAGCTACTGCGGCAAGGTGCAGACATTGCCGGAGGCGTTCGAGTCGGCGCGGGGATAG